DNA sequence from the Pseudoglutamicibacter cumminsii genome:
CTCATCCGCACGCGAAAGCCACCACGAACGGTAAATCATGCCGAGCAAGAACGCCGTGACCGCAAACGAAATCACGATTGCCGTGAGGATCATCGCCTGCGGAAGCGGGTCCGAATACTCTTGCGGATCCACTTTCGCACCCACAAGCGGCGCTAAGCCTCCAGGCCCACCAGTCGTCAGGATCAAAACGTTCACACCGTTACCCAACAACAGGATGCCCAGCAAGACCCTCGTCAAAGTGCGTTCAAGCATCAAGTAGATGCCCGCGGAGACCAACACCGCGACCATCAACAACATCGTTACATCGATCGTCATCGGGTCACCTCCGAACCTGCGCCAGCTCCTGCATCTGTTGCACCACCTGGCCCATCAGAGCTGTCACCCGTGCTGCCGCCACGCGAGAAGTTCTGTCCGCGCACAGCCTTACCGGCATAGCCCACCAACGCTTGTTGCGCTTCACGCACGTGCTGGTTCTCCGCGTCAAGGCGCACATCGAGCTCCGAACCCAGCGATTCCAGCACATCCAAAACCAAGCCGACCACGATGAGGTACACGCCAATGTCGAAGATCGTCGAGGTCACAAAGTGGTGTTCACCGAAGAACGTGAAGTCGATGACGGCGGTCTGGAAAACCTGCCCGCCCAAAAACAACGGGAAAAT
Encoded proteins:
- a CDS encoding Na(+)/H(+) antiporter subunit C, with the translated sequence MTIDVTMLLMVAVLVSAGIYLMLERTLTRVLLGILLLGNGVNVLILTTGGPGGLAPLVGAKVDPQEYSDPLPQAMILTAIVISFAVTAFLLGMIYRSWWLSRADEIQTDAEDVRVSQEGIVHDPEEDGEMPVEDSEFATQDEVDSDDDGGLGEDPDNLTPAQAARTRAEARRVVDEYMTEMAREAEREEREEQEKGGR